The proteins below come from a single Paracoccus sp. SCSIO 75233 genomic window:
- a CDS encoding PQQ-binding-like beta-propeller repeat protein → MTRNLTPLPAGIAVLLLLAVAACGERETILPGERLDPRAIGSPDGPVVEAPVATTSALSLPAMRANAEWTHRGGNAAHNSGHVALGAGTQQVFAAPIGQAAGKRHRITADPIVAAGRVFTLDSVALVTATSQSGGRAWSTDLTPAGESRESVSGGGLAYEGGKIFATTGHGQLVALDAVSGSILWRQDVGAPIGGAPTVENGVVYITNRSSTGFAVRASDGKLLWQVAGIPQPTAVMGVAAPAVSGDMAVFPFASGQVLAVDRETGIERWSAQVAGNRIGRAVAYIRDMTGEPVIAGDTIYAGTSSGRIAAFDRETGAQLWSAREGAGSPVLPVGNAVFAVNDQNQLVRLDRATGGLIWARDLPFYTDERVRKQDSIHVQYGPVLAGGRLFVASSDGVLRAFDPASGSTVSQTAIPGGAATAPVVAGQTLYVTGRDGNLYAFR, encoded by the coding sequence ATGACGCGGAACCTCACCCCCTTACCCGCCGGCATTGCCGTGCTGCTTTTGCTGGCCGTCGCAGCCTGTGGCGAGCGGGAAACCATTTTGCCGGGGGAGCGGCTTGATCCGCGTGCCATCGGCTCCCCCGACGGGCCCGTGGTCGAAGCGCCGGTCGCGACCACATCCGCGCTTTCGCTGCCTGCGATGCGCGCGAACGCCGAATGGACGCATCGTGGCGGCAACGCAGCCCATAACAGTGGTCATGTCGCACTCGGCGCAGGAACGCAGCAGGTATTTGCGGCGCCGATCGGTCAGGCGGCTGGCAAACGGCATCGCATAACGGCCGATCCCATCGTGGCTGCTGGCCGTGTTTTCACGCTGGACAGTGTCGCGCTGGTCACAGCGACCTCGCAAAGCGGCGGCCGGGCGTGGTCGACCGATCTGACACCCGCCGGGGAGAGCCGCGAGAGCGTGTCCGGCGGCGGTCTTGCCTATGAGGGCGGGAAGATCTTTGCGACGACCGGTCATGGCCAGCTTGTCGCGCTTGATGCTGTCAGCGGGTCGATCCTGTGGCGGCAGGATGTCGGCGCCCCGATTGGCGGTGCCCCGACAGTTGAAAATGGCGTTGTCTATATCACCAACCGCTCTTCCACGGGCTTCGCGGTGCGGGCATCTGATGGCAAGCTCCTGTGGCAGGTCGCGGGCATTCCGCAGCCGACCGCGGTGATGGGTGTGGCCGCACCCGCGGTTTCGGGCGATATGGCGGTGTTCCCCTTCGCCTCCGGGCAGGTGCTGGCCGTTGATCGCGAGACCGGGATTGAACGCTGGTCCGCCCAGGTCGCGGGAAACCGTATCGGGCGTGCCGTGGCCTATATCCGTGACATGACCGGGGAGCCGGTGATCGCGGGCGATACGATTTATGCGGGTACATCGTCGGGACGGATTGCAGCATTTGACCGGGAGACCGGCGCGCAGCTCTGGTCGGCGCGGGAGGGTGCGGGCTCGCCCGTGCTGCCGGTCGGGAATGCGGTTTTCGCGGTCAACGACCAGAACCAGCTTGTGCGTCTGGATCGCGCGACCGGCGGGCTGATCTGGGCCCGCGACCTGCCATTCTATACGGATGAGCGGGTGCGCAAGCAGGACAGCATCCACGTCCAGTATGGCCCGGTTCTCGCAGGTGGACGGCTGTTCGTTGCGTCGTCAGATGGGGTTTTGCGCGCCTTCGATCCGGCCTCCGGCAGCACTGTGTCACAGACTGCCATTCCGGGCGGCGCTGCGACCGCGCCCGTCGTGGCCGGTCAGACGCTTTACGTCACCGGGCGTGACGGAAATCTCTACGCCTTCCGATGA
- the der gene encoding ribosome biogenesis GTPase Der — protein MSFTLAIVGRPNVGKSTLFNRLVGKRLALVDNQPGVTRDLREGQGRLGDLRFIVVDSAGLEMAEDDSLQGRMRRLTERAVDEADVALFVIDARTGITAADEYFADILRKRAKHVILAANKSEGRAGEAGALEAYSLGLGEPLRISAEHGEGMEDIYARLKPLAAELTAQNAVHEPAVDVDLPEDAEFDEDAPPDWMPTEARPLQIAVIGRPNAGKSTLINKILGEDRLLTGPEAGITRDAISVRAELMGTPMRIFDTAGMRKRGRVTDKLEKLSVADGLRAVRFAEVVVVLLDVAIPFEQQDLRIADLAETEGRAVVVAANKWDLEEDKPEKLKELRQSFERLLPQLKGAPLVTVSARTGKGLDRLHNAIMQAYAVWNRRVSTSKLNNWLEAMTEAHPPPAPGGRRIRLRYMTQVKTRPPAFVVKATHTDKIPESYHRYLVNGLRTDFNMPGTPIRIFFRDQGKVNPYRHKAEKISQSGALAKHKNRQKPQGS, from the coding sequence ATGAGCTTTACCCTTGCCATTGTGGGCCGACCGAATGTCGGCAAGTCGACACTGTTCAACCGGCTGGTTGGCAAACGTCTGGCACTGGTGGACAACCAGCCCGGCGTGACGCGCGATCTGCGTGAAGGGCAGGGCCGGCTTGGCGATCTGCGCTTTATCGTCGTGGATTCCGCCGGGCTTGAAATGGCCGAGGATGACAGCCTGCAGGGCCGGATGCGCCGCCTGACCGAGCGCGCCGTGGACGAGGCGGATGTCGCGCTTTTCGTCATCGATGCGCGGACCGGGATCACTGCAGCGGACGAGTATTTCGCCGATATCCTGCGCAAGCGGGCCAAACACGTCATCCTCGCCGCCAACAAATCCGAGGGTCGTGCGGGGGAGGCGGGCGCGCTGGAAGCCTATTCGCTCGGGCTGGGCGAACCACTGCGGATCTCGGCGGAGCATGGCGAGGGGATGGAGGATATTTATGCCAGGCTGAAACCCCTTGCTGCCGAGCTGACCGCGCAGAACGCCGTGCATGAACCAGCCGTCGATGTCGATCTGCCCGAAGATGCGGAGTTTGACGAGGATGCGCCCCCCGACTGGATGCCGACCGAGGCGCGGCCGTTGCAGATTGCCGTCATCGGGCGGCCAAATGCGGGTAAGTCGACGCTGATCAATAAGATCCTCGGCGAGGACCGGCTGCTGACCGGGCCGGAAGCCGGGATCACTCGCGATGCGATCTCTGTCCGGGCCGAGCTGATGGGCACGCCGATGCGCATCTTCGACACGGCCGGTATGCGAAAGCGCGGGCGGGTTACGGATAAGCTGGAGAAGCTGTCCGTGGCTGACGGGCTGCGCGCGGTCCGCTTTGCCGAGGTCGTGGTTGTGCTGCTGGATGTGGCAATCCCATTCGAGCAGCAGGATCTGCGGATCGCCGATCTGGCCGAGACCGAGGGGCGGGCCGTGGTCGTCGCGGCGAATAAATGGGACCTGGAAGAGGACAAGCCTGAGAAGCTGAAGGAGCTGCGCCAGTCCTTTGAAAGGCTGCTTCCGCAGTTGAAGGGCGCGCCGCTGGTTACGGTGTCCGCGCGGACGGGCAAGGGGCTGGACCGGCTGCATAACGCGATCATGCAGGCCTATGCCGTGTGGAACCGCCGCGTGTCCACCTCGAAGCTGAACAACTGGCTTGAAGCGATGACCGAGGCGCATCCGCCCCCGGCCCCCGGCGGGCGACGGATTCGGCTGCGCTATATGACGCAGGTGAAGACGCGGCCCCCGGCCTTCGTGGTCAAGGCAACGCATACGGACAAGATCCCCGAAAGCTATCACCGTTATCTGGTGAACGGGCTGCGGACGGATTTCAATATGCCGGGCACCCCGATTCGCATCTTTTTCCGCGATCAGGGCAAGGTGAACCCGTATCGTCACAAGGCAGAAAAGATCAGCCAGTCCGGGGCGCTCGCCAAGCACAAGAACCGGCAGAAGCCGCAGGGTAGCTGA
- the serS gene encoding serine--tRNA ligase, with amino-acid sequence MHDIRAIRENPEAFDAALKRLGAAPVSADILSLDETRRARIQAAEEAQAEQNRASKQVGAAKAKGDEAEFERLRALVAETKSRIAGMQAEAGELDKKLRDLLMSIPNLPLENVPVGADENDNVEIKRWGTPPSFDFTPVEHYELPGVKPLMDFATAAKLSGSRFVVLQGAVARIHRALAQYMIDTHVDQHGLTETWTPVLVLSEMMEGTGQLPKFGDDSYQTREGWWLIPTSEVPLTNTVNGEVVDEATLPRRMVAHSQCFRSEAGSAGRDTAGMLRQHQFEKVEMVSITHPDAGMAEHARMTGCAEAILEGLGLPYRTVVLCTGDMGFGARITHDIEVWLPGQQTYREISSVSYCGDFQARRMNARFRPEGGGKPEFVHSLNGSGLAVGRALIAVLENGQQADGSVRLPEVLHHYLGGKSLLRADGILE; translated from the coding sequence CTTGGGGCCGCGCCTGTTTCCGCCGACATCCTGTCGCTTGATGAGACCCGCCGGGCGCGCATTCAGGCCGCCGAGGAAGCACAGGCCGAACAGAACCGCGCCAGCAAGCAGGTCGGCGCGGCAAAAGCCAAGGGTGACGAGGCCGAGTTTGAACGCCTGCGCGCACTGGTTGCGGAGACGAAATCCCGGATCGCCGGAATGCAGGCGGAGGCGGGCGAGCTGGACAAGAAGCTGCGCGATCTGCTGATGTCCATTCCAAACCTGCCGTTGGAAAATGTACCCGTTGGCGCCGACGAAAACGACAATGTCGAGATCAAACGCTGGGGCACACCCCCCAGCTTCGATTTCACGCCGGTCGAGCATTACGAGCTGCCAGGCGTCAAGCCGCTGATGGATTTCGCGACTGCCGCAAAGCTTTCCGGCTCGCGCTTCGTGGTGCTTCAAGGCGCGGTTGCCCGCATTCATCGCGCCCTCGCCCAATACATGATCGATACCCATGTCGACCAACACGGCCTGACGGAAACCTGGACCCCGGTCCTTGTCCTGTCCGAAATGATGGAGGGGACAGGTCAGCTTCCGAAATTCGGCGATGACAGCTACCAGACCCGCGAAGGCTGGTGGCTGATCCCGACATCGGAAGTGCCGCTGACCAACACCGTAAACGGTGAAGTGGTGGACGAAGCCACCCTGCCGCGCCGCATGGTGGCCCATTCGCAATGTTTCCGCTCCGAAGCCGGCAGCGCCGGACGCGATACCGCCGGAATGCTGCGCCAGCACCAGTTCGAGAAGGTTGAAATGGTCTCGATCACGCACCCGGATGCCGGAATGGCAGAACATGCGCGGATGACAGGCTGTGCCGAAGCGATCCTCGAAGGGCTGGGCCTGCCCTATCGCACGGTCGTGCTGTGTACCGGCGATATGGGGTTCGGCGCGCGCATTACGCATGATATCGAGGTCTGGCTGCCGGGGCAGCAAACCTATCGCGAAATCAGCTCCGTCAGCTATTGCGGCGATTTTCAGGCGCGGCGCATGAATGCCCGCTTCCGGCCGGAGGGTGGCGGCAAGCCGGAATTCGTGCATAGTCTGAATGGATCGGGGCTCGCCGTCGGGCGCGCGCTCATCGCGGTGCTGGAAAACGGGCAACAGGCCGACGGTTCGGTCCGGTTGCCAGAGGTGCTGCATCACTATCTGGGGGGAAAATCCCTTCTGCGCGCAGACGGCATTCTGGAATAG